A window of the Tunturibacter empetritectus genome harbors these coding sequences:
- a CDS encoding alpha/beta hydrolase — MRAHLALITLIAVATTLSAQQPPRTNTSTLDANGTAHITRVVPVPTTISSEAQASLRRPAGAENRTLAERRTSTDAWQTRAGETSRKAYPVKIESLTIANVPVRNVLPLEDTHPDHVLINVHGGGFNSDSGSFTESIPIANLTHTRVVAVLYRLAPEHPFPAAIDDTIAVYRDLLKTYKPAHIALYGTSAGAILTAEVAVRLKQLNLPLPAALGIFSGMGDFSQNGDSLSLYALRGLTGSLSVAGTEPRSTEYTGTTDPKYPVLSPLYADLHGMPPTLFITSGRDILLSGTGILHRAFLRSGDDARLIVFEALPHAFWNDISLPETKEAYGYMADFFSQQLNR; from the coding sequence ATGCGAGCCCACCTAGCCCTCATCACCCTGATAGCAGTCGCCACAACCCTCTCCGCCCAACAGCCCCCGCGAACCAACACCAGCACCCTCGACGCCAACGGCACCGCACACATCACCCGCGTCGTTCCCGTCCCCACCACCATCAGCTCCGAGGCCCAAGCCTCCCTACGCCGCCCCGCCGGAGCCGAAAACCGAACCCTGGCCGAGCGCCGCACCAGCACCGACGCCTGGCAGACCCGCGCCGGCGAAACATCCCGCAAAGCCTACCCCGTCAAGATCGAATCGCTCACCATCGCCAACGTCCCGGTACGCAACGTCCTCCCCCTTGAAGACACACACCCCGACCACGTCCTCATCAACGTCCACGGCGGCGGCTTCAACTCCGACTCCGGCTCCTTCACCGAGTCCATCCCCATCGCCAACCTCACTCACACCCGCGTCGTTGCCGTCCTCTACCGCCTCGCACCCGAGCACCCCTTTCCTGCCGCCATCGACGACACCATCGCCGTCTACCGCGACCTCCTCAAGACTTACAAGCCCGCCCACATCGCCCTCTACGGCACCTCTGCCGGAGCCATCCTCACCGCCGAAGTAGCCGTCCGCCTCAAGCAGCTCAACCTGCCCCTCCCCGCAGCCCTCGGCATCTTCTCCGGCATGGGCGACTTCAGCCAGAACGGCGACTCCCTCTCCCTTTATGCCCTCCGCGGCCTCACCGGCAGCCTCTCAGTAGCCGGCACCGAGCCTCGCAGCACCGAGTACACCGGCACCACCGACCCTAAATACCCCGTTCTCTCGCCCCTCTACGCCGACCTCCACGGCATGCCTCCCACCCTTTTCATCACCAGCGGCCGCGACATTCTCCTCAGCGGCACCGGCATCCTGCATCGCGCCTTCCTCCGCAGTGGAGATGACGCCCGTCTCATCGTCTTCGAAGCCCTTCCCCACGCCTTCTGGAACGACATCAGCCTCCCCGAGACCAAAGAAGCCTACGGCTACATGGCCGACTTCTTCTCCCAGCAGCTGAACCGCTAA
- a CDS encoding tetratricopeptide repeat protein: MARRRTIKRSVKTFSLLLALALAAPSHSQSYNPAAHTDPINLTPQVRDAFEHFYDLDYEGALSRFEAVQRANPQSVIATGNILLTLVFRELYRQDLLDTTYYAHDSFLTSKRNVPVPPPIRDRIESLTNQAVALADQQIKANPNDANAYFARGYARGMHAAFITLVDHSYVAAARQGLASRNDSEATLKIDPDYADAKMAMGIQQFAVASLPRLVRMLVGIAGVGGNKEKGLDLLRESAAHGIVTPIESRTALSLFLRHDARYAEAIAVQKGLADQYPRDYLFRLEVANLTKDSGNGPGAITLYNAILADAKKPGYFIEPRLHMTYFGLADTQRGQNQIAAAAQNYIKAAAQPTCSDWIRRRAQLNAGEMFDLLHKREEATKQYELASAGGGDQSQSDAAHRYLKTPYTGK, translated from the coding sequence ATGGCCCGGAGAAGAACTATAAAACGCAGCGTCAAAACTTTCAGCCTCCTCCTCGCACTCGCGCTGGCTGCTCCCTCCCACTCGCAGTCCTACAATCCTGCCGCCCACACCGACCCCATCAACCTCACCCCCCAGGTTCGCGACGCCTTCGAGCACTTCTACGACCTCGACTATGAAGGCGCTCTCTCCCGCTTCGAGGCCGTGCAGCGCGCCAATCCGCAAAGCGTCATCGCCACCGGCAACATCCTGCTTACCCTCGTCTTCCGTGAGCTCTACCGTCAGGATCTCCTCGACACCACCTACTACGCCCACGACTCTTTCCTCACCTCCAAACGCAACGTCCCCGTTCCCCCACCCATCCGCGACCGCATCGAATCCCTCACAAACCAGGCCGTAGCCCTCGCCGATCAGCAGATTAAAGCCAATCCCAACGACGCCAACGCCTACTTCGCCCGCGGATACGCCCGCGGCATGCACGCCGCCTTCATCACGCTCGTTGATCACAGTTACGTCGCCGCAGCCCGTCAGGGTCTTGCCTCCCGCAACGACAGCGAAGCTACCCTCAAGATCGACCCCGACTACGCCGACGCCAAGATGGCTATGGGTATCCAACAGTTCGCCGTTGCCAGCCTCCCACGCCTCGTCCGCATGCTAGTAGGAATCGCCGGCGTAGGGGGCAACAAAGAAAAAGGCCTCGACCTCCTCCGTGAATCCGCCGCCCACGGTATCGTCACGCCCATCGAGTCCCGCACCGCGCTCTCGCTCTTCCTGCGCCACGACGCCCGCTACGCCGAAGCCATCGCCGTCCAGAAGGGCCTCGCCGATCAGTATCCCCGCGACTATCTCTTCCGCCTCGAGGTGGCCAATCTCACCAAGGACTCCGGCAACGGTCCCGGAGCCATCACTCTCTATAACGCGATTCTCGCCGACGCCAAAAAGCCCGGCTACTTCATCGAGCCGCGCCTCCACATGACCTACTTCGGTCTTGCCGACACCCAGCGCGGCCAGAACCAGATCGCCGCCGCCGCCCAGAACTACATCAAGGCCGCTGCCCAACCAACCTGCAGCGACTGGATCCGCCGTCGCGCCCAGCTCAACGCCGGCGAGATGTTCGACCTCCTCCACAAACGCGAAGAAGCTACCAAACAATACGAGCTAGCCTCAGCCGGAGGCGGCGATCAATCCCAATCCGACGCAGCCCACCGTTACCTCAAGACGCCCTACACCGGAAAATAA
- a CDS encoding DinB family protein yields the protein MNSTLHRLQREIAFSLGGLDAAQTQLQPPSRPHKWTIQQIMEHLLLSYSGTELALNARLAKQAPTRAKPSIPQHLGQYTLIRLGYFPHGRKAPPMVTPAPTAHPLCGEELTTAAAEHLAHLDLLCAEAEEFFGTKCKFASHAVLGPLDVNQWRKFQLIHGEHHLKQILAIRKAHSLSPIDRPTHQA from the coding sequence ATGAACTCAACCCTCCATCGCCTTCAGCGCGAGATCGCCTTCTCCCTCGGCGGACTCGACGCCGCTCAAACCCAGCTCCAACCACCCTCGCGCCCCCATAAGTGGACCATCCAGCAGATCATGGAGCATCTCCTGCTCAGTTACTCCGGCACCGAGCTGGCTCTCAACGCCCGACTCGCCAAACAAGCTCCCACCCGCGCAAAGCCCAGCATCCCCCAACATCTCGGCCAGTACACGCTTATCCGTCTCGGCTACTTCCCGCACGGACGCAAAGCTCCGCCCATGGTGACGCCTGCTCCCACGGCCCATCCTCTCTGCGGCGAAGAGCTCACCACCGCCGCCGCCGAACATCTCGCTCACCTCGACCTGCTCTGCGCTGAAGCGGAAGAGTTCTTTGGAACCAAATGCAAGTTTGCCAGCCACGCAGTCCTCGGCCCGCTCGACGTCAATCAGTGGCGAAAGTTCCAGCTCATTCACGGCGAGCATCACCTCAAGCAGATCCTCGCCATTCGCAAAGCCCACAGTCTTTCGCCCATCGATCGACCAACCCACCAGGCGTAA
- a CDS encoding tetratricopeptide repeat protein yields MPKPGTEGSSVHRKLPKVKRVQTDDERVDEDLKVAKFYMRDDNLPGAYLRAQDAVKTQPDYSAAHYALAEIAQKMKKKDEAIAEFQTYLKLDPDGERAKEAHKALDQLK; encoded by the coding sequence ATGCCGAAGCCAGGCACCGAAGGCAGCTCCGTCCACCGCAAGCTCCCCAAGGTCAAGCGTGTCCAAACAGACGACGAGCGCGTAGACGAAGACCTGAAAGTCGCAAAGTTCTATATGCGCGACGATAACCTTCCCGGTGCCTACCTTCGCGCCCAGGACGCCGTCAAAACCCAGCCTGACTACTCAGCCGCGCACTACGCCCTCGCCGAGATCGCACAAAAGATGAAGAAGAAAGACGAGGCTATCGCCGAGTTCCAGACCTACCTGAAGCTCGATCCCGATGGCGAAAGAGCGAAAGAAGCTCATAAGGCATTGGATCAACTCAAGTAA
- a CDS encoding SET domain-containing protein, whose translation MVDGLIIRSSSIHAAGCYTTRAIKKGKRVCEYDGPRFTKDEADDRYQDRDITYLFSCGENGLVIDGFGTAMFINHSCDPNCESENVDGRVFVVAIRDIAAGEELTYEYNLYDSDDDEQNCYCGATKCRGTMFSEAEVKRRARKARALARTGR comes from the coding sequence ATGGTTGATGGGCTAATTATTCGTTCTTCGTCGATTCATGCAGCGGGCTGTTATACCACGCGGGCGATCAAGAAAGGGAAGCGGGTCTGCGAGTATGACGGGCCGCGGTTTACTAAGGACGAGGCGGACGACAGATATCAGGATCGGGATATTACCTACCTGTTCAGCTGCGGGGAGAATGGGTTGGTGATCGACGGGTTTGGTACGGCCATGTTTATCAATCACTCTTGCGATCCAAACTGCGAGTCGGAGAACGTCGATGGTCGCGTGTTTGTGGTTGCGATCCGGGATATCGCCGCCGGCGAGGAGTTGACCTATGAGTACAACCTCTACGACAGCGACGATGACGAGCAGAACTGCTATTGCGGAGCGACGAAGTGCCGGGGGACGATGTTCAGCGAGGCTGAGGTGAAGCGGCGGGCGCGGAAGGCTCGGGCTTTGGCTCGGACTGGGCGGTAG
- the dnaX gene encoding DNA polymerase III subunit gamma/tau, which produces MAYQVLARKYRPQRFVDVAGQDHVTVTLMNALTQGRIAHGYIFSGHRGIGKTTIARILAMALNCRNAIGSAVRPTAEPCEVCESCTEIKAGNAVDVIEIDAATNRGIDEIRELRDAARYRPARDKYKIYILDEAHQITDAAFNALLKTLEEPPDHIVFMMATTQPEDIPQTVRSRCQHFSFHAVKLVDILGELRGIAEREGVDADESALSLLAEAGDGSMRDALSIMDQAIASAPVEDGRARLDAGQIRELMGTVPNAVFERILEAVDGNRSAEVITVANQLLDAGNSPAQLARQFVRYLRNAVIAKIAGIGVDGAGADGVAGELLQISADEQRRAGRSAALFGEEELTRFLQVMLRTFDELGYRQEQRFHFELGLLKLVHLRRLLPIEEVLSQFPVGGGSRPGPGVATARTVSSASAPARGPVSGAATARVLETSTTVASARPAFSPFEKDQSRNRFDEKAVAAAPVAVLPVAPVVSIVAPMPMRVAVPTPAPVATPAEMVLTDGDVLGAALMETGDLAETAVVALPVFVPIEEAVAQSAGSSDMQPTSLHSSEELQRVAVDASSAAKNQATAADALADAEWTVTENEIRVQTELSKTMLPMVINAEAEKLVKTALRGAGAGALKLVLLPGVKSADSAKKPRAAKSGSVQAKALEHPIVQRAQTLFNAEVRNVIDLRDND; this is translated from the coding sequence ATGGCATATCAGGTACTTGCTAGGAAATACCGGCCCCAGCGTTTCGTAGATGTTGCGGGACAGGACCACGTGACCGTGACGCTGATGAATGCGCTGACACAGGGCCGCATCGCGCATGGTTATATCTTTAGCGGACATCGCGGCATTGGAAAGACGACTATTGCGCGAATCCTGGCGATGGCGCTGAACTGCCGGAATGCGATTGGGTCGGCGGTGCGGCCTACGGCAGAGCCCTGCGAGGTCTGCGAGAGCTGCACGGAGATCAAAGCAGGCAATGCGGTGGATGTGATTGAGATCGACGCAGCGACTAACCGCGGTATCGATGAGATTCGTGAGCTGCGGGATGCTGCGCGCTATCGGCCGGCTCGGGATAAGTACAAGATTTACATTCTGGATGAGGCGCACCAGATTACGGATGCGGCTTTCAATGCGCTGTTGAAGACGCTGGAAGAGCCGCCGGATCATATCGTCTTTATGATGGCGACGACGCAGCCGGAGGATATTCCGCAGACGGTGCGGTCGCGATGTCAGCACTTCAGCTTTCATGCGGTGAAGCTGGTGGACATTCTGGGTGAGTTGCGCGGCATTGCAGAGCGGGAGGGCGTAGATGCGGATGAGTCTGCGCTGAGTTTGCTGGCCGAGGCTGGCGATGGGTCGATGCGCGATGCGCTGTCGATTATGGACCAGGCGATTGCGAGCGCACCGGTGGAAGACGGGCGAGCGCGGCTGGATGCGGGACAGATTCGGGAGCTGATGGGGACGGTTCCAAATGCGGTGTTTGAGCGGATACTCGAGGCGGTAGATGGAAATCGCAGCGCAGAGGTGATTACGGTTGCGAACCAGTTGCTGGATGCGGGAAACTCTCCGGCGCAGCTGGCACGGCAGTTTGTGAGGTATCTGCGGAATGCAGTGATTGCAAAGATTGCGGGGATCGGCGTGGATGGGGCCGGTGCGGATGGGGTTGCGGGGGAACTGCTGCAGATCTCGGCCGATGAGCAGCGGCGTGCTGGGCGGTCGGCTGCGTTGTTCGGCGAAGAAGAGCTGACGCGATTTTTGCAGGTGATGCTGAGGACGTTTGATGAGTTGGGATATCGGCAGGAGCAGCGGTTTCACTTCGAACTGGGACTGTTGAAACTGGTGCATCTGCGGCGGCTGTTGCCGATTGAAGAGGTGTTGAGCCAGTTCCCTGTTGGCGGCGGCTCGCGGCCTGGCCCGGGTGTGGCGACGGCGAGGACGGTGAGCTCGGCTTCCGCGCCTGCCAGGGGTCCGGTGAGCGGAGCTGCGACGGCGCGGGTGTTGGAGACGAGCACAACGGTGGCGAGCGCCAGACCGGCGTTTTCTCCGTTTGAAAAAGACCAGAGTAGAAATCGATTTGATGAGAAGGCGGTAGCGGCTGCACCGGTTGCAGTTTTGCCTGTGGCTCCTGTTGTGTCGATCGTTGCGCCGATGCCTATGCGTGTGGCTGTTCCGACACCAGCACCCGTGGCGACTCCTGCGGAGATGGTGCTGACTGACGGTGATGTGCTCGGAGCTGCGCTGATGGAGACTGGGGATTTGGCGGAGACGGCAGTTGTGGCTTTGCCGGTGTTCGTGCCGATTGAAGAAGCGGTGGCACAGAGTGCGGGCAGCTCTGATATGCAACCGACTTCGTTACATTCTTCGGAAGAGCTGCAGAGGGTGGCTGTTGATGCGTCGTCGGCTGCAAAGAATCAGGCGACAGCAGCGGATGCTCTGGCGGATGCAGAGTGGACCGTAACGGAGAACGAAATTCGGGTGCAGACGGAGCTTTCAAAGACGATGCTGCCGATGGTGATCAACGCGGAGGCAGAGAAGCTGGTAAAGACTGCACTGCGAGGTGCAGGTGCTGGAGCGTTGAAGCTGGTGCTACTGCCGGGCGTGAAGAGTGCTGACAGCGCAAAAAAGCCGAGGGCAGCGAAGAGTGGAAGCGTTCAGGCAAAGGCGTTGGAGCATCCAATTGTGCAGAGGGCGCAGACGTTGTTCAATGCCGAGGTTCGGAATGTGATCGATCTGCGGGATAACGATTAG
- a CDS encoding YbaB/EbfC family nucleoid-associated protein → MDFSDLGKMKEMMGQAKLMQEQMEKKLAATVVEASSGGGVVTVRMNGKKEVLRVKIESTAMGSSASDLELLEDLIAAAVNEAGRRADEAMKSSVAGMMGGLGLPDLPGLG, encoded by the coding sequence ATGGATTTTTCTGATCTGGGTAAGATGAAAGAGATGATGGGGCAGGCGAAGCTGATGCAGGAGCAGATGGAGAAGAAGCTCGCTGCGACGGTGGTGGAAGCTTCAAGCGGCGGCGGGGTGGTGACGGTGCGGATGAATGGCAAGAAGGAAGTCCTTCGGGTAAAGATTGAGTCGACTGCGATGGGAAGTTCGGCAAGCGATCTGGAGTTGCTGGAGGATCTGATTGCGGCGGCGGTGAATGAGGCGGGGCGGCGGGCCGATGAGGCGATGAAGTCGAGCGTGGCCGGAATGATGGGTGGGCTGGGCCTGCCGGATCTGCCGGGGTTGGGCTAG
- the recR gene encoding recombination mediator RecR has product MSRLIEELRKLPGIGSKSAQRLAFHVLRSSAEDAEALSVAIRELKLHLRLCSVCNNITDVDPCGYCTSPVRNQRVVCVVEEPTNIATIEKTRSYHGVYHVLHGTLSPIGGVGPEQLRIANLLTRLAEVDEVILATSPTTEGEATAGYLALELRKTKGEVKVTRIATGVPAGSDIEYADEVTMTRAMEGRREF; this is encoded by the coding sequence ATGTCGCGGCTGATCGAGGAGTTGAGGAAGCTCCCTGGAATTGGAAGCAAGAGTGCGCAGCGGCTGGCGTTTCATGTGCTGCGGTCCTCGGCGGAGGATGCCGAGGCTTTGTCAGTTGCGATCCGTGAGTTGAAGCTGCATCTGCGGCTGTGCTCAGTCTGCAACAACATCACCGACGTCGATCCTTGTGGATATTGCACGAGTCCGGTGCGGAATCAGCGGGTGGTTTGCGTGGTGGAAGAGCCTACCAATATTGCGACGATTGAGAAGACGCGGAGTTATCACGGGGTGTATCACGTGCTGCATGGGACGCTGTCGCCGATTGGTGGAGTGGGCCCGGAGCAGTTGCGAATTGCGAATCTGCTGACCCGGTTGGCGGAGGTGGATGAGGTGATCCTTGCGACTTCGCCGACGACTGAGGGCGAGGCGACGGCTGGGTATCTTGCGCTGGAGTTGCGCAAGACAAAGGGCGAGGTAAAGGTGACGCGGATTGCTACGGGAGTCCCGGCGGGGAGCGATATTGAATACGCCGATGAAGTGACGATGACACGAGCGATGGAGGGACGGCGCGAGTTCTAG
- a CDS encoding metallophosphoesterase gives MTVNNALSRRGFLRQSFAFSALAGLGSLPSLAGAKPAGSRGGSRLLMVGDWGYEDFQAQSRVAAAMQAYVREQGFRTEGLLMLGDNWYGPLPGGVKDPRWKTQFEEMYPKSVFDCQAYAIPGNHDYQTMPASKVAAELEYAKAGRTRWTMPSLWYSFEFPAKKPLMTVIALDSNMPHEDGKPNKGENFTLTPAQQADQLTWLAAELEKPRTTPFLIVMGHHPIFSNGPHGDHKVLVRDWEPLLRKHKAHMYLAGHDHDMQHLEFEGHPTSFVLSGGGGADLYPLVIDEAQRGPYAQRVYGFSDLEVTPETLTLRHLDEKGRLIHAFTKKVDGTVTNFA, from the coding sequence ATGACTGTGAATAACGCGCTGTCCCGCCGCGGCTTTCTTCGACAGAGTTTTGCTTTTAGTGCGCTAGCCGGGCTTGGCAGTTTACCTTCTTTGGCTGGTGCGAAACCTGCGGGGTCCCGGGGTGGGTCGCGGTTGTTGATGGTGGGGGATTGGGGTTATGAGGACTTCCAGGCCCAGAGCCGCGTGGCCGCTGCGATGCAGGCGTATGTGCGGGAGCAGGGGTTCAGGACCGAGGGGCTGCTTATGCTGGGGGATAACTGGTATGGGCCGTTGCCGGGCGGGGTGAAAGACCCGCGGTGGAAGACGCAGTTTGAGGAGATGTATCCGAAGAGCGTGTTCGACTGTCAGGCGTATGCAATTCCGGGCAACCATGACTACCAGACGATGCCGGCGAGCAAGGTGGCGGCGGAGCTAGAGTATGCGAAGGCAGGTAGGACGCGGTGGACGATGCCTTCGCTCTGGTACAGCTTTGAGTTTCCGGCGAAGAAGCCGTTGATGACGGTGATTGCGCTGGACAGCAACATGCCGCACGAGGACGGCAAGCCGAACAAAGGAGAGAACTTTACCTTGACTCCAGCGCAGCAGGCGGATCAGTTGACCTGGCTGGCGGCGGAGTTGGAGAAGCCAAGGACGACTCCGTTTCTTATTGTGATGGGGCATCATCCGATCTTTTCGAATGGGCCGCATGGGGATCATAAGGTGCTGGTTCGGGACTGGGAGCCGCTACTAAGGAAGCATAAAGCTCATATGTATCTGGCCGGGCATGATCATGATATGCAGCATCTGGAGTTTGAGGGGCATCCTACTTCGTTTGTGTTGTCCGGTGGGGGTGGCGCGGACTTGTATCCTCTTGTGATTGATGAGGCTCAGCGTGGGCCTTATGCGCAGCGGGTTTATGGGTTCAGCGATCTTGAGGTTACTCCGGAGACGCTTACGCTGAGGCATCTGGATGAGAAGGGGCGGTTGATCCACGCGTTTACTAAGAAGGTGGATGGGACGGTTACTAACTTCGCTTGA
- the gpmI gene encoding 2,3-bisphosphoglycerate-independent phosphoglycerate mutase, with protein sequence MPKAPVVLTILDGWGYRAETHGNAIAQARKPTYDALLRDYPNTLLRASEHFVGLPDGQMGNSEVGHLNLGAGRIVRMDMTRIDTAILDGSLYTDPTLVRAYELTAQKGRALHLIGLLSDGGVHSHQRHLDALIRMAARHRLTRVYIHAFMDGRDTMPTSGLGYLELLQQTLREAGIGHIASVSGRYYAMDRDCRWEKEHQAFDALVTGHPEGGTYPDPLLRIKDLYNSGITDEFIPPFTCTNSEGDPIALIRDEDVVINFNYRADRVRQITRVLTRKSGLTADPIGSQGHQLPKAAELDAEIPLDLIPSNLHYVCMTQYDKNFKLPIVIPAESMDNLLANLMSQANLRNLRVAETEKYAHVTYFFNGGIEKPFPGEDRALVDSQKVATYDLAPEMSAAGIADAVLKAVNDTAFDVIIVNFANADMVGHSGKMEPTIRAVETVDTQLGRIYQAIKQRGGSLLVTADHGNAEMLIDPATGGPHTAHTTNPVPFLYITKDGNKPTMREGGSLRDISPTILSLLNVEQPNQMTGGNLRAKPNAD encoded by the coding sequence ATGCCCAAAGCACCTGTAGTCCTCACCATCCTCGACGGATGGGGTTACCGCGCCGAGACCCACGGCAACGCCATCGCCCAGGCCCGCAAACCCACCTACGACGCGCTCCTCCGCGACTACCCCAACACTCTCCTCCGCGCCAGCGAACACTTCGTCGGCCTCCCCGACGGCCAGATGGGCAACAGCGAAGTCGGCCACCTCAACCTGGGTGCCGGCCGCATCGTCCGCATGGACATGACCCGCATCGACACCGCGATCCTCGACGGCAGCCTCTACACCGACCCCACGCTCGTCCGCGCCTATGAGCTGACAGCCCAGAAGGGAAGAGCACTCCACCTCATCGGCCTCCTCTCCGACGGCGGCGTCCACTCCCACCAGCGCCACCTCGACGCCCTCATCCGCATGGCCGCCCGGCATAGGCTCACCCGCGTCTACATCCACGCCTTTATGGATGGCCGCGACACCATGCCTACCAGCGGCCTCGGCTACTTAGAACTACTCCAGCAGACCCTCCGCGAAGCCGGCATCGGCCACATCGCCTCCGTCAGCGGCCGCTACTACGCCATGGACCGCGACTGCCGCTGGGAGAAGGAGCACCAGGCCTTTGACGCCCTCGTTACCGGCCACCCCGAAGGCGGCACCTACCCTGACCCACTCCTTCGAATCAAGGACCTCTACAACAGCGGCATTACCGACGAGTTCATCCCACCCTTCACCTGCACTAACTCAGAAGGCGACCCCATCGCCCTCATCCGCGACGAAGACGTCGTCATCAACTTCAACTATCGCGCCGACCGCGTCCGCCAGATCACCCGCGTCCTCACCCGCAAGTCCGGCCTTACCGCCGACCCCATCGGCAGCCAGGGCCATCAACTCCCCAAAGCCGCCGAACTCGACGCCGAGATCCCCCTCGACCTCATCCCCTCCAACCTCCACTACGTCTGCATGACCCAGTACGACAAAAACTTCAAACTCCCCATCGTCATCCCCGCCGAGTCGATGGACAATCTCCTAGCCAACCTCATGTCCCAGGCCAACCTCCGCAACCTCCGCGTAGCCGAGACCGAGAAATACGCCCACGTCACCTACTTCTTCAACGGCGGCATCGAAAAGCCCTTCCCCGGCGAAGACCGCGCCCTCGTCGACTCGCAAAAGGTAGCCACCTACGACCTCGCCCCCGAGATGTCCGCCGCAGGCATCGCCGATGCCGTCCTCAAAGCCGTCAACGACACCGCCTTCGACGTCATCATCGTCAACTTCGCCAACGCCGACATGGTTGGCCACTCCGGCAAGATGGAGCCCACCATCCGCGCCGTCGAAACCGTGGACACCCAACTAGGCCGCATCTATCAAGCCATCAAACAACGCGGCGGCTCGCTTCTGGTCACCGCCGACCACGGCAACGCCGAGATGCTCATCGACCCCGCAACCGGCGGCCCGCACACGGCCCACACCACCAACCCCGTACCCTTCCTCTACATCACCAAAGACGGCAACAAGCCAACCATGCGCGAAGGCGGCAGCCTGCGCGACATCTCCCCCACTATCCTGTCGCTGCTAAACGTAGAACAACCCAACCAAATGACCGGCGGCAACCTCCGCGCAAAACCTAATGCCGACTAA
- a CDS encoding PP2C family protein-serine/threonine phosphatase produces the protein MKSSQEDAAAVDRTPRRMELPGLQGVDLHAEYHSVRTGGDFFDAVDLGSHVIFLLTDIAGTKEATQPIAAEVQRIFRGSATELLGPAGTNVMDATAQLAQAVNHALIRAAKGVRFSPTFLGCYDVSLGVLAYVNAGGLTAVFHDAEGARILPSESAPLGLFTHLTHEPVMQAFEPGAKLLLVTKGVMETQHGRTHFGVERLIPLLDETQTQSATEICRAALKAAEEFKRVPWYRGLNPFGPRRDDEDLTALALVRHAKAG, from the coding sequence ATGAAGTCTTCTCAAGAGGATGCGGCAGCGGTGGACCGAACTCCTCGGCGAATGGAGCTGCCAGGGCTGCAGGGTGTTGACCTGCATGCGGAGTATCACTCGGTGCGGACGGGCGGAGACTTTTTTGATGCGGTGGACCTTGGCTCGCATGTGATCTTTCTGCTGACCGATATTGCGGGCACCAAAGAAGCAACGCAACCGATTGCGGCCGAGGTTCAGAGGATCTTTCGCGGGAGCGCTACAGAGCTGCTGGGGCCGGCTGGCACGAATGTGATGGATGCTACGGCTCAGCTGGCGCAGGCGGTGAACCATGCGTTGATCCGGGCGGCGAAGGGAGTTCGATTTTCCCCGACCTTTCTGGGTTGCTACGATGTGTCGCTTGGGGTTCTTGCCTATGTGAATGCGGGTGGCCTGACGGCGGTGTTTCATGACGCGGAGGGTGCGCGAATTCTGCCGAGCGAATCGGCTCCGCTGGGTCTGTTTACGCACCTGACGCATGAGCCTGTGATGCAGGCGTTTGAGCCAGGGGCAAAGCTGCTGCTGGTGACCAAGGGTGTAATGGAGACGCAGCATGGACGGACGCACTTTGGGGTAGAGCGTCTGATTCCGCTGCTGGATGAGACCCAAACCCAATCGGCGACGGAGATTTGCCGCGCGGCGTTGAAGGCGGCCGAGGAATTCAAGCGGGTTCCCTGGTATAGGGGGCTCAATCCCTTTGGGCCGCGACGGGACGATGAGGATCTGACTGCGCTTGCGCTGGTGAGGCACGCCAAAGCGGGTTAG